The Thermanaerovibrio acidaminovorans DSM 6589 genome contains a region encoding:
- a CDS encoding AfsR/SARP family transcriptional regulator has protein sequence MLKVNLAGPPHLELNGERVRFPFRKLEAMAYMLFDQGSMLRDRLCHLLWEDKPQASARKNLRNAVYVLRRILPQELVELDRDVVVLDPSGVELDLDLFDRFDRISDDDRDGLGREFLEGFELEGAPAFGEWLRERRREHARRFVSAARDLGEHLLGQGDFGGATRWFERAFQMDPLDEASARRLMELYHRSGWSAGPAEVFETLRSRLEGEYGLSPSAETVELYERIRSSRPTVRDFHAIAPMTPGGSPRRASGAYRPDLVWAVTGPSALDAAREELGGSDDPYVSFHYPSPSCHPLVSALRALKVDVRSLSSMDRAEEALVEAAGRLDARLLVHLRGPLGDPEAELLGRIVQARRLSRLGLLIASPLPEWLGGLEVDGPVEAHGMDPGVPTDPCSVMAAIAPEGATGEEMQSVPLGGELISQGDPMGRVWFAPRDARLRDRILAAAPEGLVSHLSRRALKVWLGRALLDHLDWAAWRMGAFHLGLAGDEEARMYCWAMEVRARLAMASRLSGCEVLLRPPSREEVEMAKEHLSRGGEVLLRIRRLVLD, from the coding sequence TTGCTCAAGGTCAACCTGGCGGGCCCCCCTCACCTGGAGCTGAACGGGGAGAGGGTCCGTTTCCCCTTTCGCAAGCTGGAGGCCATGGCGTACATGCTCTTCGACCAAGGGAGCATGCTCCGAGATAGGCTATGCCACCTTCTGTGGGAGGACAAGCCCCAGGCCTCCGCCAGGAAGAACCTGAGGAACGCGGTCTACGTGCTCCGCCGCATCCTGCCCCAGGAGCTGGTGGAGCTGGACCGGGACGTGGTGGTGCTGGACCCGTCGGGGGTGGAGCTTGACCTGGACCTGTTCGATCGGTTCGACCGGATATCCGACGATGACCGGGACGGGCTTGGACGGGAGTTCCTGGAGGGTTTCGAGCTGGAGGGGGCCCCCGCCTTCGGCGAATGGCTCCGGGAGCGCCGTCGGGAGCACGCCCGGCGCTTTGTGTCCGCCGCCCGGGACCTGGGGGAGCACCTGCTGGGCCAGGGGGACTTCGGGGGGGCCACCCGTTGGTTCGAGCGGGCCTTTCAGATGGACCCCCTGGACGAGGCTTCCGCCAGGCGGCTGATGGAGCTTTACCACCGGTCCGGGTGGTCTGCGGGTCCTGCGGAGGTCTTTGAGACGTTGCGGTCCCGGCTGGAGGGGGAGTACGGCCTCTCCCCCTCGGCGGAGACGGTGGAGCTATACGAGAGGATCCGGTCGTCCCGTCCCACCGTCAGGGACTTCCACGCCATCGCCCCCATGACCCCCGGGGGATCTCCACGCCGGGCCTCCGGGGCGTACCGTCCCGACCTGGTCTGGGCGGTGACGGGCCCATCCGCCCTGGATGCGGCCCGGGAGGAGCTGGGGGGCTCAGACGATCCCTACGTTTCCTTCCACTATCCTTCCCCCTCGTGTCACCCCCTTGTCTCAGCCCTTAGGGCCCTGAAGGTGGACGTCCGGTCACTTTCCTCCATGGACCGGGCGGAGGAGGCCCTGGTGGAGGCGGCGGGGCGCCTTGATGCCCGACTACTGGTGCACCTTAGGGGGCCCCTTGGGGATCCGGAGGCGGAGCTACTGGGGCGGATCGTCCAGGCCCGGAGGCTCTCCCGGTTGGGGCTACTGATCGCCAGCCCCCTTCCGGAGTGGCTGGGGGGTCTTGAGGTGGATGGTCCGGTGGAGGCTCACGGTATGGATCCCGGGGTGCCCACGGACCCGTGCTCGGTCATGGCTGCCATAGCCCCCGAGGGGGCCACGGGGGAGGAGATGCAATCCGTCCCCCTGGGTGGGGAACTTATCTCCCAGGGGGACCCAATGGGGCGGGTCTGGTTCGCCCCGAGGGACGCCCGTCTGAGGGACCGGATCCTGGCCGCCGCCCCGGAGGGGCTGGTGAGCCACCTGTCCCGCAGGGCCCTCAAGGTCTGGCTTGGCCGGGCCCTCCTGGACCACCTGGACTGGGCCGCCTGGCGGATGGGGGCCTTCCATCTGGGCCTTGCGGGGGATGAGGAGGCCCGGATGTACTGTTGGGCCATGGAGGTGAGGGCCCGGCTGGCTATGGCCTCCCGCCTGTCGGGCTGTGAGGTCCTGCTCCGCCCCCCGTCCAGGGAGGAGGTGGAGATGGCGAAGGAGCACCTGTCCCGCGGTGGGGAGGTGCTCCTTAGGATCAGGCGCCTGGTCCTTGACTAG
- a CDS encoding energy-coupling factor ABC transporter ATP-binding protein, whose translation MRAVMEAMGLQFGYGAGLQVVADRLVLGEGRIMGLIGPNGSGKSTLLKLLALLLPPQEGRILFMGDDVRGREGALRGQVTMLLQEPYLLKRSVYSNVAYPVRSMPDREDRIREAIRMVGLGDGFLDRPWYRLSGGEAQRVALASRLALHPRVLILDEPVSSVDREGAQVVRDAILSARERWGTSVLVTSHQPSWLSGLCDGFWTMGEGRLSGPYGLKGDEVVP comes from the coding sequence GTGAGAGCCGTTATGGAGGCCATGGGGCTCCAGTTCGGCTACGGGGCGGGGTTACAGGTGGTGGCGGACCGGCTCGTGCTTGGAGAGGGGCGGATCATGGGGCTCATAGGCCCCAACGGTAGCGGGAAGAGCACCCTGCTCAAGCTGCTGGCCCTGCTGCTGCCCCCCCAGGAGGGGCGGATCCTGTTCATGGGGGATGACGTTAGGGGCCGGGAGGGGGCGTTGCGGGGGCAGGTCACCATGCTCCTTCAGGAGCCGTACCTGCTGAAGCGCTCCGTTTACTCCAACGTGGCCTACCCGGTCAGGTCCATGCCGGACCGGGAGGACCGGATCCGGGAGGCCATCCGCATGGTGGGCCTGGGGGATGGCTTCCTGGACCGGCCCTGGTATCGGCTGTCCGGCGGGGAGGCCCAGCGGGTGGCCCTGGCGTCCCGGCTGGCATTGCACCCCCGGGTACTGATCCTGGACGAGCCGGTCTCCAGCGTGGACCGGGAGGGGGCCCAGGTGGTCCGGGATGCCATCCTGTCCGCCCGGGAGAGGTGGGGCACGTCGGTGCTGGTTACCAGCCACCAACCCTCGTGGCTCTCGGGGCTGTGTGACGGGTTCTGGACCATGGGGGAGGGGCGTCTGTCGGGTCCATATGGCCTTAAGGGGGATGAGGTTGTACCATAG
- a CDS encoding ABC transporter permease — protein MDFLAEGFLGAFNVIRSGDPEFLNILLVTARTSGLSILMASLMGFPLGVALGAFRFPFRRSVRLISDSLLSVPTVVVGLFVYALISNRGPFGRAQLLFTVEGMAIGQAVLALPIVVSLTASAVESVDQRLVMTLKTLGARGLRLLGSVMLEMRHHLLMTLMTAYGRVVAEVGVSMMIGGNIRWHTRTITTAVTFEASRGNFGMAMALGLVLLLISALLNGAISFLKGRWRP, from the coding sequence ATGGACTTCCTGGCGGAGGGGTTTCTCGGGGCCTTCAACGTTATCCGCTCCGGCGATCCGGAGTTCCTAAACATCCTCCTGGTGACCGCCAGGACGTCGGGCCTGTCGATCCTCATGGCGTCCCTCATGGGCTTCCCCCTGGGGGTGGCCCTTGGTGCCTTTCGCTTCCCATTCCGGCGGAGCGTGAGGCTCATCTCCGACAGCCTCCTGTCGGTGCCCACGGTGGTGGTGGGCCTCTTCGTCTACGCCCTCATATCCAACCGGGGGCCCTTCGGCAGGGCTCAGCTCCTCTTCACCGTGGAGGGGATGGCCATCGGTCAGGCCGTGCTGGCGCTACCCATAGTGGTCTCCCTGACCGCGTCTGCGGTGGAGTCCGTGGACCAGCGGCTGGTGATGACCCTCAAGACGCTGGGGGCCCGGGGGTTGCGGCTTTTGGGGTCTGTAATGCTGGAGATGAGGCACCACTTGCTCATGACGCTGATGACCGCCTACGGCCGGGTGGTGGCGGAGGTGGGGGTGTCCATGATGATCGGGGGCAACATAAGGTGGCACACCAGGACCATCACCACCGCGGTGACCTTCGAGGCCTCCCGGGGGAACTTCGGCATGGCGATGGCCCTGGGGCTGGTGTTGCTCCTCATATCCGCCCTGCTCAACGGCGCCATATCCTTCCTGAAGGGTAGGTGGCGTCCGTGA
- a CDS encoding substrate-binding domain-containing protein: MRKRKIGFALMGLMALLATAWLGVPASASQVLRMATTTSTEATGLLDVIAREFRADTGIDLQWVAVGTGKALEYGRRGDVDVVWVHDPEQEERFQAEGHGVNRRRTMYNDFVIVGPSWDPAKVRDAKSAREAFGRIQMSGSVFVSRADRSGTHMAELRLWGKVPTRQDRWYLESGQGMMETLLMAQEKGGYTLTDRATFTKYLEKAPKGLEILFEGDGVLRNQYSLMAVNPARHDNVRYHLAVKFINWVCSRRGQSLIGDFKISGRQIFFPNAQGGGTQ; encoded by the coding sequence ATGAGGAAGAGGAAGATTGGGTTCGCTCTGATGGGGTTGATGGCCTTGTTGGCCACAGCGTGGCTTGGCGTCCCCGCCTCCGCCTCCCAGGTGCTCCGGATGGCCACCACCACCAGCACCGAGGCCACGGGGCTTTTGGACGTGATTGCCCGGGAGTTCAGGGCCGACACGGGGATAGATCTCCAGTGGGTGGCGGTCGGGACCGGCAAGGCCCTGGAGTACGGCCGGAGGGGGGACGTGGACGTGGTGTGGGTCCACGACCCGGAGCAGGAGGAACGGTTCCAGGCTGAGGGCCACGGGGTGAACAGGAGGCGCACCATGTACAACGACTTCGTCATCGTGGGCCCCTCCTGGGACCCCGCCAAAGTAAGGGACGCCAAGTCCGCCCGGGAGGCCTTCGGCCGGATCCAGATGTCCGGCTCGGTCTTCGTGAGCCGGGCGGACCGGTCCGGGACCCACATGGCGGAGCTTCGCCTCTGGGGCAAGGTCCCCACCAGGCAGGACCGGTGGTACCTGGAGTCCGGCCAGGGGATGATGGAAACCCTCCTGATGGCCCAGGAGAAGGGAGGCTACACCCTCACCGACCGGGCCACCTTCACCAAGTATCTGGAGAAGGCCCCCAAGGGGCTCGAGATCCTCTTCGAGGGGGATGGGGTCCTCAGGAACCAGTACAGCCTCATGGCGGTTAACCCCGCCAGACACGATAACGTGCGCTACCATCTGGCGGTCAAGTTCATAAACTGGGTCTGCTCCAGGCGGGGCCAGAGTTTGATAGGGGACTTCAAGATCTCGGGCCGGCAGATCTTCTTCCCCAACGCCCAGGGGGGCGGTACCCAGTAG
- a CDS encoding GntR family transcriptional regulator — MIGLTNLEELRELASRREGDLAAPYFIASVLREAIYRGILPEGYQLHQAQLALMLGVSPIPLREALRILESEGLVAFRGHKGAYVTSLSVEEARELYEMVCQLEVHLLRLAFPKITRSIVEEARGILDLMEREDDCIAWRDLNERFHGLFYEPAERPLIMSVLARFRQNTDRNIRIHLPCMREESERQHRRLLELVEAQDLEGAVEALRHHLEYTSNDLQSCMRRHGKTSPPRKR, encoded by the coding sequence GTGATCGGGTTGACCAACCTGGAGGAGCTAAGGGAACTGGCGTCCCGCCGGGAGGGGGATCTGGCGGCGCCGTACTTCATAGCCTCGGTACTGCGGGAGGCCATATATAGGGGGATCCTGCCGGAGGGGTATCAGTTGCACCAGGCCCAGCTGGCCCTGATGCTTGGGGTGAGCCCCATACCGCTGAGGGAGGCGCTTCGGATCCTGGAGAGCGAGGGGCTGGTGGCCTTCCGGGGCCACAAGGGGGCCTACGTGACCTCCCTCTCGGTGGAGGAGGCCCGGGAGCTGTACGAGATGGTCTGCCAGCTGGAGGTGCACCTGCTGCGCCTGGCGTTCCCCAAGATAACCCGCAGCATCGTGGAGGAGGCCCGGGGGATACTGGACCTCATGGAGCGGGAGGACGACTGCATCGCCTGGCGGGACCTGAACGAGCGGTTCCACGGCCTCTTCTACGAGCCGGCGGAGCGCCCCCTCATCATGTCCGTCCTGGCCCGGTTCCGGCAGAACACCGACAGGAACATAAGGATCCACCTACCCTGCATGAGGGAGGAGTCGGAGCGCCAGCACCGGCGGCTCCTGGAGCTGGTGGAGGCCCAGGACCTGGAGGGGGCGGTGGAGGCGTTGAGACATCACCTGGAGTACACCTCGAACGATCTACAGTCTTGCATGAGGAGACATGGTAAGACCTCGCCCCCTCGAAAGCGGTGA
- a CDS encoding glycine C-acetyltransferase, with protein MGRLSFINEELTAMKEAGLYGNIRTIESPQGPWVTIEGRKVLNLCSNNYLGLCSHPRLVSKVKEYVDTYGVGPGAVRTIAGTMSIHVEFERRIAAFKGAEDAMLLQSGFCANLAVIPTLVPSEEDIIYSDELNHASIIDACRLSKARVIRYAHSDMEDLKRVLEETKGQGRRKLLVTDGVFSMDGDIAPLPAIRELCDRYDVILVVDDAHGEGVLGRAGRGIVDHFHLHGLVDVEVGTLSKAFGVMGGVIAGRRELIEYLRQKARPNLFSSALTVPDVAANMAALEILEESPELVERLWRNGNFLKEHLSKAGFDTANSQTPITPVMLGEATTAKEFSRRLFEKGVFATAIVYPTVPKGKARIRAMVSAAHTEEDLLFAVDKFSEVAKDMGVL; from the coding sequence GTGGGACGGCTTAGCTTCATAAACGAGGAGCTCACCGCCATGAAGGAGGCGGGGCTCTACGGCAACATAAGGACCATCGAGAGCCCCCAGGGGCCATGGGTGACCATCGAGGGGCGGAAGGTGCTCAACCTCTGCTCCAACAACTACCTGGGGCTGTGTAGCCATCCTCGGCTGGTGAGCAAGGTCAAGGAGTACGTGGACACCTACGGGGTTGGCCCCGGAGCGGTTAGGACCATAGCGGGCACCATGTCGATCCACGTGGAGTTCGAGCGCAGGATCGCCGCCTTCAAGGGAGCGGAGGACGCCATGCTGCTCCAGTCCGGGTTCTGCGCCAACCTGGCGGTGATCCCCACCCTGGTGCCCTCCGAGGAGGACATCATCTACAGCGACGAGCTGAACCACGCCTCCATCATCGACGCCTGCCGGCTCTCCAAGGCCCGGGTCATCCGCTACGCCCACTCGGACATGGAGGACCTCAAGCGGGTGCTGGAGGAGACCAAGGGTCAGGGGCGGAGGAAGCTACTGGTCACCGACGGGGTCTTCTCCATGGACGGAGACATAGCCCCCCTGCCCGCCATACGGGAGCTCTGCGACCGGTACGACGTGATCCTGGTGGTGGACGACGCCCACGGGGAGGGGGTCCTGGGCAGGGCCGGCAGGGGCATCGTGGACCACTTCCACCTGCACGGCCTGGTGGACGTGGAGGTGGGGACCCTCTCCAAGGCCTTCGGGGTCATGGGGGGCGTCATCGCCGGCAGGAGGGAGCTGATCGAGTACCTGAGGCAGAAGGCCCGGCCCAACCTCTTCAGTAGCGCCCTCACGGTGCCCGACGTGGCGGCCAACATGGCGGCCCTGGAGATACTGGAGGAGAGCCCCGAGCTGGTTGAGCGCCTGTGGCGCAACGGCAACTTCCTGAAGGAGCACCTCTCCAAGGCGGGCTTCGACACCGCCAACAGCCAGACCCCAATAACGCCGGTCATGCTGGGGGAGGCCACCACCGCCAAGGAGTTCAGCCGACGGCTCTTCGAGAAGGGGGTCTTCGCCACCGCCATCGTCTACCCCACGGTTCCCAAGGGGAAGGCCCGGATAAGGGCCATGGTCTCCGCCGCCCACACGGAGGAGGACCTGCTCTTCGCGGTGGACAAGTTCTCCGAGGTGGCCAAGGATATGGGGGTGCTCTAG
- a CDS encoding NAD-dependent epimerase/dehydratase family protein, which produces MKRILVTGAGGQIGSELVPYLRSIYGESNVLATDVKAPEGDLAQGPFDLLDVRDGRRASELIGAFKADTVIHMAGILSAKGEENPNFAWDINVNGTVAMLEAAREHRCAFFFPSSIAAFGPTTPRVNTPQDTIQRPTTVYGIAKASMEMLCDYYHLKFNLDTRGLRFPGLISYVTPPGGGTTDYAVHIYYDAITKGSYTSFIAKGTYMDMMYMPDALEAIVQLMEADPSKLKHRNAFNISAMSFDPEEIAQSIRKVIPDFKLEYDVDPLRQSIAESWPDSLDCSAAREEWGFAPKYDLDRMTVHMLEKLKERLVKA; this is translated from the coding sequence ATGAAGAGGATACTGGTAACTGGCGCCGGCGGGCAGATAGGCTCTGAGCTGGTGCCCTACCTCAGGAGCATATACGGGGAGTCCAACGTGCTGGCCACGGACGTGAAGGCCCCAGAGGGGGACCTGGCCCAGGGCCCCTTCGACCTGCTGGACGTGAGGGACGGCAGGAGGGCCTCGGAGCTGATCGGGGCCTTCAAGGCGGACACGGTGATCCACATGGCGGGGATCCTCTCCGCCAAGGGGGAGGAGAACCCCAACTTCGCCTGGGACATAAACGTGAACGGCACGGTGGCCATGCTGGAGGCCGCCCGGGAGCACCGCTGCGCCTTCTTCTTCCCCAGCTCCATCGCCGCCTTCGGCCCCACCACCCCCAGGGTCAACACCCCCCAGGACACCATCCAGCGGCCCACCACCGTGTACGGCATAGCCAAGGCCAGCATGGAGATGCTCTGCGACTACTACCACCTCAAGTTCAACCTGGACACCCGGGGGCTCCGGTTCCCGGGGCTCATAAGCTACGTCACCCCCCCAGGGGGTGGCACCACCGACTACGCGGTCCACATCTACTACGACGCCATAACCAAGGGGAGCTACACCAGCTTCATCGCCAAGGGGACCTACATGGACATGATGTACATGCCCGACGCACTGGAGGCCATCGTGCAACTGATGGAGGCGGATCCCTCCAAGCTAAAGCACCGCAACGCCTTCAACATATCCGCCATGAGCTTCGACCCAGAGGAGATCGCCCAGTCCATCCGAAAGGTCATACCGGACTTCAAGCTGGAGTACGACGTGGACCCCTTGAGGCAGTCCATCGCCGAGTCCTGGCCAGACAGCTTGGACTGCTCCGCCGCCCGGGAGGAGTGGGGCTTCGCCCCCAAGTACGACCTGGACCGGATGACGGTCCACATGCTGGAAAAGCTCAAGGAGAGGCTGGTAAAGGCGTGA
- the rarD gene encoding EamA family transporter RarD, translated as MAEGVQRDSLNGVLCMLGAYFLWGVLPVYWKALGHVEPLVILCHRIVWSSVLLAPLVLWLRRGEVRALLRSPGRVGFLALSGAAVGVNWLIYIWSVNSGRILETSLGYFILPLLNVVVGLVFFRERITTLKGLAVLAAASGVLFELVRQGALPMAALGLAGSFCVYGILKKRVPVDPLVGLFLETSILSVPAMLFLGMRGMFGWGPGTMWLLFSAGLVTSLPLWLFGLGARGVRMVTMGFLQFLSPGISFLIGLLVYGEAMSSARIVAFCAILVGVSLYGLDSVIGMRRLPGSQEG; from the coding sequence TTGGCGGAGGGGGTCCAGAGGGACAGTTTAAACGGGGTGCTCTGCATGTTGGGGGCTTACTTCCTCTGGGGGGTGCTTCCCGTCTACTGGAAGGCGTTGGGGCACGTGGAGCCGCTGGTGATCCTGTGTCACCGGATAGTGTGGTCGTCGGTCCTGTTGGCCCCGCTGGTCCTCTGGCTTCGCAGGGGGGAGGTTAGGGCCCTGCTGAGATCCCCCGGGCGGGTGGGGTTTCTGGCCTTGAGCGGCGCGGCGGTGGGGGTGAACTGGCTGATATACATATGGTCCGTGAACTCCGGCCGGATCCTGGAGACCAGCCTGGGCTACTTCATCCTGCCCCTTCTGAACGTGGTGGTGGGGCTCGTCTTCTTCCGGGAGCGGATCACTACCCTCAAAGGGCTGGCGGTGCTGGCCGCTGCGTCGGGGGTGCTCTTCGAGCTGGTCCGCCAGGGGGCGCTCCCCATGGCGGCGCTGGGCCTGGCGGGCTCCTTCTGCGTCTACGGGATCCTCAAGAAGAGGGTGCCGGTGGACCCCCTGGTGGGGCTCTTCCTGGAGACCTCCATCCTGTCGGTACCGGCGATGCTGTTCCTTGGGATGCGGGGGATGTTCGGCTGGGGGCCCGGGACCATGTGGCTCCTGTTCAGCGCCGGGCTGGTCACATCCCTTCCCCTTTGGCTCTTCGGCCTGGGGGCCCGGGGTGTAAGGATGGTGACCATGGGTTTCCTTCAGTTCCTGTCCCCGGGGATATCGTTCCTCATAGGCCTGCTGGTCTACGGGGAGGCCATGTCCTCCGCCCGGATCGTGGCCTTTTGTGCCATCCTGGTTGGGGTTTCCCTCTACGGGCTGGACTCGGTCATTGGCATGCGGCGCCTTCCCGGTTCCCAGGAGGGGTGA
- a CDS encoding SDR family NAD(P)-dependent oxidoreductase: MREGRLALVTGATSGIGLAYADRLASMGYHLIITGRRMEVLNARAEEIRHRHRVSVSTLEAELTRDRDLEELERVLTRERPSFLVNNAGFGIRSYFVDTPRKTWEALVKVHVMAPLRLTQGALKYMLEGSGGTIVNVSSEAAFLPVMRNSVYSGAKAFLLRWTESVALEVMGTPIRIQALCPGMTRSDFHPRMGQEGASLSRSPLIRWITPQEVVDESIRALQSGKVICVPKASGKMRTTLMPLIPQRARHRCLRWFFRASSRGGNSCNSEN; encoded by the coding sequence ATGAGGGAAGGCAGGCTTGCGCTGGTTACTGGGGCCACCAGCGGGATAGGGCTCGCCTACGCGGACAGGCTGGCCTCCATGGGGTACCACCTGATCATCACCGGCCGGCGGATGGAGGTGCTGAACGCCCGGGCGGAGGAGATTCGCCACCGGCACCGGGTATCGGTGTCCACCCTGGAGGCGGAGCTCACCCGGGACCGGGACCTGGAGGAGCTGGAACGGGTCTTGACCCGGGAGAGGCCCTCCTTCCTGGTAAACAACGCAGGGTTCGGTATAAGGAGCTACTTTGTGGACACCCCCAGGAAGACCTGGGAGGCGCTGGTTAAGGTGCACGTTATGGCCCCCCTCAGGCTGACCCAGGGGGCCCTCAAATACATGCTTGAGGGCTCCGGGGGGACCATAGTCAATGTGTCCTCCGAGGCGGCGTTCCTGCCGGTGATGAGGAACTCGGTCTACTCGGGGGCCAAGGCGTTCCTCCTCCGGTGGACCGAGTCGGTGGCCCTGGAGGTTATGGGGACACCGATAAGGATCCAGGCCCTGTGCCCCGGCATGACCAGGTCGGACTTCCACCCCCGAATGGGGCAGGAGGGGGCCAGCCTTTCCAGAAGCCCCCTGATCCGGTGGATCACCCCCCAGGAGGTGGTGGACGAGTCCATCCGGGCCCTCCAATCCGGCAAGGTGATCTGCGTCCCCAAGGCGTCGGGGAAGATGAGGACCACCCTCATGCCCCTCATCCCTCAAAGGGCCCGGCACCGGTGCCTCCGATGGTTCTTCCGGGCCTCATCCCGGGGCGGCAATTCTTGCAATAGCGAAAACTAG
- a CDS encoding nucleoside deaminase, whose product MSHSDHVLIKRLLDVIENDIVPLTDRAVRIGCKVFGAAVLRRDDLSLVVAGTNQEAFSPLWHGEVYTIKLFYDLQGHPDPKDCIFLSTHEPCSMCISALSWSGFKDIYYFFGYEHTKDDFNIPHDIQMLKDVFGCDHPTNSNRYYTKRSILEMARQLPSELLPPVEARIESIRDAYRRMSELYQAGEKKMILK is encoded by the coding sequence ATGTCCCACAGTGACCATGTGCTGATAAAACGTCTCCTGGATGTGATCGAGAACGATATAGTCCCCCTGACAGATCGGGCGGTCCGAATAGGCTGCAAGGTCTTCGGCGCCGCGGTGCTCCGTAGGGACGATCTGTCACTGGTGGTGGCGGGTACCAACCAGGAGGCCTTCTCCCCCCTTTGGCACGGGGAGGTCTACACCATAAAGCTCTTCTATGATCTCCAGGGGCACCCGGACCCCAAGGACTGCATATTCCTCTCCACCCACGAGCCTTGCTCCATGTGCATATCCGCCTTGTCCTGGTCGGGCTTCAAGGATATATATTATTTCTTCGGGTACGAGCACACGAAAGACGACTTCAACATACCTCACGACATCCAGATGCTGAAGGATGTCTTCGGTTGCGATCATCCCACCAACTCAAACCGGTACTATACCAAGAGATCCATCTTGGAGATGGCTAGACAGCTTCCTTCAGAGCTACTTCCCCCCGTGGAGGCCCGCATTGAATCCATAAGGGACGCCTACCGCCGCATGTCCGAGCTCTACCAGGCGGGAGAGAAGAAGATGATCCTGAAGTAG
- the recA gene encoding recombinase RecA, with product MAKRREALTREDVLEQAIDEIRSKFGEGAIMRLGDRALGQVEVIPTGILPLDVALGIGGLPRGRIVEIFGPEGTGKTTIALHAVAEAQKAGGVAAFIDAEHALDPRLASALGVDIESLYLSQPDSGEQALYILDTLVRSGAVDIIVVDSVAALTPQAEIDGKMGEGSQVGLQARLMSYALRRLTAAISKSKTTVVFINQLRAQISTGYGQGPQETTTGGRALKFYSSVRVEVKRGKAVSQGEETIGHELWMKVVKNKQAPPFRSAHATLIYGKGVPRAMAVLDMALDYEVVKRKGSWLAYKGETLAQGKEGTAQHLMEHPELMEEITQEVLKLVVPGLGDPAQGADKEEESGPMGMMEVPVEGSEGILDIEIGGDDV from the coding sequence ATGGCCAAGCGCAGGGAGGCCCTGACCAGGGAGGACGTGTTGGAGCAGGCCATAGACGAGATAAGGTCCAAGTTCGGCGAAGGGGCCATAATGAGGCTCGGGGACCGGGCGCTGGGGCAGGTGGAGGTGATCCCCACCGGGATCCTTCCTTTGGACGTGGCGCTGGGGATAGGTGGTCTGCCCCGGGGGCGGATAGTGGAGATATTCGGTCCCGAGGGGACGGGGAAGACCACCATAGCCCTTCATGCGGTGGCGGAGGCCCAGAAGGCGGGGGGAGTGGCGGCCTTCATAGATGCGGAGCACGCGCTGGATCCCCGGCTGGCCTCCGCGCTGGGGGTGGACATAGAGTCCCTCTACCTTTCGCAGCCGGACAGCGGGGAGCAGGCGCTCTACATACTGGACACCCTGGTCCGTAGCGGTGCGGTGGACATAATAGTGGTGGACTCGGTGGCGGCGTTGACCCCCCAGGCGGAGATAGATGGCAAGATGGGGGAGGGGAGCCAGGTGGGTCTTCAGGCCCGGCTCATGTCCTACGCGTTGAGGCGTCTCACCGCCGCCATATCGAAGAGCAAGACCACGGTGGTGTTCATCAACCAGCTCAGGGCCCAGATAAGCACCGGTTACGGCCAGGGTCCCCAGGAGACCACCACGGGCGGTAGGGCCCTCAAGTTCTACAGTTCGGTGCGGGTGGAGGTGAAGCGGGGCAAGGCGGTGAGCCAGGGGGAGGAGACCATAGGTCACGAGCTGTGGATGAAGGTGGTGAAGAACAAGCAGGCGCCCCCCTTCAGGTCCGCCCACGCCACCCTCATATACGGCAAGGGTGTTCCCAGGGCCATGGCGGTGTTGGACATGGCGCTGGACTACGAGGTGGTGAAGCGGAAGGGGTCCTGGCTGGCGTACAAGGGGGAGACCCTGGCGCAGGGCAAGGAGGGGACCGCCCAACACCTGATGGAGCATCCGGAGTTGATGGAGGAGATAACCCAGGAGGTGTTGAAGCTGGTGGTGCCGGGCCTTGGGGATCCGGCCCAGGGGGCCGATAAGGAAGAGGAGTCGGGCCCCATGGGGATGATGGAGGTCCCCGTTGAGGGCTCCGAGGGAATTTTGGACATCGAAATCGGGGGAGATGACGTCTAA